One segment of Phaeacidiphilus oryzae TH49 DNA contains the following:
- a CDS encoding sterol-binding protein produces MATIEQCREAITRLSAGLGRAEGKVRSAAALDRSLSCWITDLDVTFAGRLSDGSILDVTEYPGRPAERAQIRLAMRGDILVALVDGELNFAQAWATGRVRFEAGFRDLLRLRSLL; encoded by the coding sequence ATGGCGACCATCGAACAGTGCCGCGAGGCGATCACCCGGCTCAGCGCCGGGCTCGGCCGCGCCGAGGGCAAGGTGCGCAGCGCGGCCGCCCTGGACCGCTCGCTCAGCTGCTGGATCACGGACCTGGACGTGACCTTCGCCGGCCGCCTCTCGGACGGCAGCATCCTGGACGTCACCGAGTACCCGGGCCGCCCGGCCGAGCGCGCCCAGATCCGCCTCGCCATGCGCGGCGACATCCTGGTCGCCCTCGTCGACGGCGAGCTGAACTTCGCCCAGGCCTGGGCCACCGGCCGGGTCCGGTTCGAGGCCGGCTTCCGGGACCTGCTGCGCCTCCGCTCGCTACTCTGA
- a CDS encoding HAD-IIA family hydrolase — protein sequence MTDAPRRTSPGSCARPLDEAYDTALLDLDGVVYAGPNAVPHAVDSLAAARQGGMRLAYVTNNASRTPKAVAEHLSELGVPAGPEDVITSAQAAARLVAERVPEGAKVLVVGGEGLVQAVEERGLVPVRSLDEEPVAVVQGYDRSVGWTELAEASYAVQRGLPWVASNTDLTIPTARGTAPGNGTLVNAVRAATGVDPAVAGKPLPPMHRETVLRTGAERPLVVGDRLDTDIEGAFNGGVDSLLVLTGVTAPGDLLAARPEHRPTYVGRDLRDLLEPQPEVAEEADGGRRCGGWLVAAADGVLRFAETGEDPVDGLRALCAAAWSGAATGGWDKALAGLGL from the coding sequence ATGACTGACGCTCCCCGCCGGACCAGCCCCGGGAGCTGCGCCCGCCCGCTGGACGAGGCGTACGACACCGCGCTGCTCGACCTCGACGGGGTGGTGTACGCCGGGCCGAACGCGGTGCCGCACGCGGTCGACTCGCTGGCCGCCGCCCGGCAGGGCGGGATGCGCCTGGCCTATGTCACCAACAACGCCTCGCGGACGCCGAAGGCGGTGGCCGAGCACCTCAGCGAGCTCGGGGTGCCGGCCGGGCCGGAGGACGTGATCACCTCGGCGCAGGCCGCCGCGCGGCTGGTCGCCGAGCGGGTGCCGGAGGGCGCCAAGGTGCTGGTGGTCGGCGGGGAGGGGCTGGTCCAGGCGGTCGAGGAGCGTGGGCTCGTGCCGGTGCGCTCGCTGGACGAGGAGCCGGTCGCGGTGGTCCAGGGCTACGACAGGTCGGTGGGCTGGACCGAGCTGGCCGAGGCCTCGTACGCGGTGCAGCGGGGGCTGCCCTGGGTGGCGTCCAACACCGATCTGACGATTCCCACCGCGCGCGGGACGGCTCCGGGGAACGGCACGCTGGTCAACGCGGTGCGGGCGGCGACGGGGGTGGATCCGGCGGTCGCCGGCAAGCCGCTGCCGCCGATGCACCGGGAGACCGTGCTGCGCACCGGCGCCGAGCGGCCGCTGGTGGTCGGGGATCGGTTGGACACGGACATCGAGGGGGCGTTCAACGGGGGGGTGGACAGCCTGCTGGTGCTGACCGGGGTGACCGCACCGGGGGACCTCCTCGCGGCCCGGCCGGAGCACCGGCCGACCTATGTCGGCCGCGACCTGCGGGACCTTCTGGAGCCGCAGCCTGAGGTGGCCGAGGAGGCCGACGGCGGGCGGCGGTGCGGCGGCTGGCTGGTGGCCGCGGCCGACGGCGTGCTGCGGTTCGCCGAGACCGGGGAGGACCCGGTGGACGGGCTGCGGGCGCTGTGCGCGGCGGCGTGGAGCGGGGCGGCGACCGGCGGTTGGGACAAGGCCCTTGCGGGGCTCGGACTCTGA
- a CDS encoding DUF1015 family protein, producing MDQVSPARNEEPLSDDPSRVASCGLSLAPFRGLRYAPERISSLAAVTSPPYDVVDLPDGRDQLETADPHNIVRLILPHNAEDPAARYRHAGELLDAWQRQGVLRPDPEPALYVYEQQAPESQGGTLQRGLIGALTLSGPESGLVLPHEDVMPQPVADRVALMRTTRANLEPLLLTYQGNGGAAEVIERTAATRPVLETATTDGTHHRLWSVTGPADLAAVARDLATCRALIADGHHRWATYRRLQQEHRYLARSPWERGMVLLVDTARYPLRVRAIHRLLQQVPLRDAVAALTALGPQWQTQPLPSADGAPPSPAAVLSALASAKAEHPDRNAYVLAGPEPDGTDHAVLVTAGPGAIPADALPADRPEEWRLLDATVLHSVLLDRVWRVPDAPEHIRYFHDARAAVREARRHSGTAVLMHPVAESTVLRLAEQGVTMPRKSTSFGPKPATGLVLRSLHLD from the coding sequence ATGGACCAGGTCAGCCCAGCCCGCAACGAGGAACCACTCAGCGACGACCCCAGCCGGGTGGCCTCCTGCGGCCTCTCCCTGGCCCCCTTCCGCGGCCTCCGCTACGCCCCCGAGCGGATCAGCTCGCTGGCCGCCGTCACCTCCCCGCCCTACGACGTGGTGGACCTGCCCGACGGCCGGGACCAGCTGGAGACCGCCGACCCGCACAACATCGTCCGGCTGATCCTCCCGCACAACGCGGAGGACCCCGCCGCCCGCTACCGGCACGCCGGCGAACTGCTGGACGCCTGGCAGCGCCAGGGCGTGCTGCGCCCCGACCCCGAGCCGGCCCTCTACGTCTACGAGCAGCAGGCCCCCGAGTCCCAGGGCGGCACCCTCCAGCGCGGCCTGATCGGCGCGCTCACCCTCAGCGGCCCCGAATCGGGCCTGGTCCTCCCGCACGAGGACGTGATGCCGCAGCCGGTCGCCGACCGCGTCGCCCTGATGCGCACCACCCGCGCCAACCTCGAACCGCTGCTCCTCACCTACCAGGGCAACGGCGGCGCGGCCGAGGTCATCGAACGCACCGCGGCCACCCGCCCCGTGCTGGAGACCGCGACCACCGACGGCACCCACCACCGCCTCTGGTCGGTCACCGGCCCGGCGGACCTGGCCGCGGTCGCCCGCGACCTCGCCACCTGCCGCGCCCTGATCGCCGACGGCCACCACCGCTGGGCCACCTACCGCCGCCTCCAGCAGGAGCACCGCTACCTGGCCCGCAGCCCGTGGGAGCGCGGCATGGTGCTGCTGGTGGACACGGCCCGGTACCCGCTGCGGGTCCGCGCCATCCACCGCCTCCTCCAGCAGGTGCCGCTCCGCGACGCCGTGGCCGCGCTCACCGCTCTCGGCCCGCAGTGGCAGACGCAGCCGCTGCCGTCCGCCGACGGCGCCCCGCCCAGCCCGGCGGCGGTCCTCAGCGCCCTCGCCTCCGCCAAGGCCGAGCACCCGGACCGCAACGCCTACGTCCTGGCCGGCCCCGAACCGGACGGCACCGACCACGCCGTCCTGGTCACCGCCGGTCCGGGGGCCATCCCCGCCGACGCCCTCCCGGCCGACCGCCCGGAGGAGTGGCGCCTGCTGGACGCCACCGTCCTCCACTCGGTCCTCCTCGACCGCGTCTGGCGAGTGCCGGACGCCCCCGAGCACATCCGCTACTTCCACGACGCCCGGGCCGCCGTCCGCGAGGCCCGGCGGCACAGCGGCACGGCGGTGCTGATGCACCCGGTCGCCGAGAGCACCGTCCTCCGCCTCGCCGAACAGGGCGTCACCATGCCCCGCAAGTCCACGTCCTTCGGCCCCAAGCCCGCCACGGGCCTCGTCCTCCGCTCCCTTCACCTGGACTGA